The following coding sequences are from one Syntrophomonadaceae bacterium window:
- a CDS encoding glucose 1-dehydrogenase, with product MLEKFSLKGKVALVTGGGRGLGKGIALGLAGAGADVVVAARSADELAETAKELKDLGTDSASYQLDMLNVTEIRNMVDWVAEKYGTLDILVNGAGINVRKPTVEMTEADWDRVLGVNLKGVFFASQAAAKVMLQKGKGRIINVASLSAIMGIPTIVPYCSSKGGLVQMTKGMAVEWAPKINVNAIGPGYFRTAMTEELFQREGWEQNALRRIPQGKTGSPSDLAGAAVYLASEASDYVTGQVIYVDGGWLAC from the coding sequence GTGCTGGAAAAATTTTCATTAAAAGGCAAAGTGGCCCTGGTTACCGGTGGCGGCCGGGGCTTGGGTAAGGGTATTGCTCTTGGTTTGGCAGGGGCGGGAGCAGATGTGGTAGTAGCTGCCAGATCGGCCGATGAATTGGCCGAAACAGCGAAAGAGCTAAAAGACCTTGGCACTGACAGTGCCAGTTACCAATTAGATATGCTGAATGTAACTGAGATCAGGAACATGGTCGACTGGGTGGCGGAAAAATACGGGACCCTGGATATCCTTGTTAATGGAGCCGGAATAAATGTGCGCAAGCCAACGGTAGAGATGACCGAGGCTGATTGGGACCGGGTTTTGGGAGTAAATCTAAAAGGCGTATTTTTTGCCTCCCAGGCAGCTGCCAAGGTCATGCTGCAAAAAGGCAAAGGCAGAATTATCAATGTTGCTTCACTGAGTGCCATTATGGGCATTCCTACGATTGTCCCTTATTGTTCCAGCAAGGGCGGGCTGGTCCAGATGACCAAGGGAATGGCTGTAGAATGGGCCCCCAAGATCAACGTTAATGCTATCGGCCCCGGGTACTTCCGTACCGCCATGACCGAAGAGCTGTTCCAAAGGGAAGGCTGGGAGCAAAACGCTCTGCGGCGGATCCCCCAGGGGAAAACCGGGTCACCGTCTGACCTGGCCGGCGCAGCGGTTTACCTGGCATCCGAGGCTTCCGATTATGTGACAGGACAAGTAATCTATGTTGACGGCGGCTGGCTGGCCTGCTAA
- a CDS encoding iron-containing alcohol dehydrogenase — MNTRTFQWQLKTKIFFGIGEAKKIGDRVKELSGTRVLLVTDPGVMRAGMADEVKDSLQKAGIEVAVFADVVPNPTTREVEKGVDLANDHGANVLVGLGGGSALDTAKAIGLMMANPGEIKNFWGKEPPNQSLPVIAVPTTAGTASEITWVTVIKDTERKVKMGIGHPKLAPAVAVCDPLLTVSMPPAVTAATGMDALTHAIESYTNTVTDPVSEQLALESIRLIGQSLRPAVAKGDNLEARYQMLLGNLLAGMAFANTRLGVVHAITSPLGGYFDVPHGTINAILLPYVMEFNLIGNLEKYAHIAEVLGENTEGLTAYQAALQAVAAIRRLSLDIGLPAGMLEFGVEEEQLPAVCAEAMKNVNIPINPRTPTLQDLIDICLRAM; from the coding sequence GTGAACACAAGGACCTTCCAGTGGCAGCTTAAGACAAAAATCTTTTTCGGCATCGGAGAGGCTAAGAAGATCGGTGATCGTGTAAAAGAATTGAGCGGAACCAGGGTGCTTTTGGTTACCGATCCGGGGGTTATGAGGGCCGGCATGGCGGATGAAGTGAAAGACAGCTTGCAAAAAGCGGGGATTGAGGTGGCCGTGTTTGCCGATGTGGTGCCTAATCCAACTACCCGGGAGGTAGAAAAAGGGGTAGATCTGGCCAATGACCACGGGGCAAATGTGCTGGTTGGTTTAGGAGGAGGCAGTGCACTGGATACAGCTAAAGCCATTGGCTTAATGATGGCAAACCCTGGGGAAATAAAAAACTTTTGGGGTAAGGAACCTCCCAACCAGTCTCTGCCGGTTATTGCGGTGCCGACTACTGCCGGTACTGCCAGCGAAATAACCTGGGTTACCGTGATCAAAGACACCGAGCGCAAGGTCAAGATGGGTATCGGCCATCCCAAACTGGCTCCGGCTGTTGCAGTTTGCGACCCCCTCTTGACTGTTTCCATGCCCCCTGCGGTTACGGCGGCAACAGGGATGGATGCCCTGACCCACGCCATTGAATCCTATACCAATACCGTTACCGATCCGGTTTCTGAGCAGCTAGCCCTGGAATCGATCCGGTTAATTGGCCAAAGCTTGCGGCCGGCCGTAGCCAAAGGCGATAACCTGGAAGCCCGCTACCAGATGCTCTTGGGGAACCTGTTGGCAGGGATGGCCTTTGCCAATACCAGGCTGGGTGTTGTCCATGCCATCACCTCCCCCCTCGGCGGTTATTTCGATGTGCCACATGGAACAATAAATGCTATTTTGCTCCCATATGTAATGGAATTTAACCTGATTGGAAATCTGGAGAAATATGCACATATCGCCGAGGTTTTGGGGGAAAACACGGAGGGGTTGACAGCCTATCAGGCAGCTCTGCAAGCTGTGGCTGCGATCAGGCGCCTATCCCTTGACATCGGGCTGCCGGCCGGAATGCTCGAATTTGGGGTGGAGGAAGAGCAGCTGCCGGCTGTTTGTGCCGAGGCAATGAAAAATGTTAATATCCCAATTAACCCGCGCACGCCGACCTTGCAGGACCTGATTGATATCTGCCTGCGGGCCATGTAA
- a CDS encoding aldehyde ferredoxin oxidoreductase encodes MGLILRVNVGTGVIAAAPPGDEYMVLGGRSLTSRIVADEVPPTCHPLSAHNKLVIAAGLFAGTMAPSGGRISIGAKSPLTGGIKEANGGGETARKLARLGYRAIIIEGKPQSQELFILKIDRSGAALIPGEKYREMGNYQLAASLLDEYGNKVAIISNGPLGERLASSAGITNTDREGVPSRFCGRGGLGAVMGSKGVKAIVIDDSGASEINFHDQQEFKSICQMLYQKMTGHPSMEAFAKFGTAGVLNYVNEVGGLPTRNFRTGRFEQAMQINGDKLRETILARGGEGDPSHACMTGCIIKCSNIYPDQNGKALVSPLEFETLGLLGSNLGIGDLDTIARMNYVCNDLGVDTIEIGVAIGVAMEAGIIPFGDGPAAEKMLEEVRQGTALGRVIAEGALITGRVFGVERVPVVKGQGMPAYDPRAVKGNGVTYATSPMGADHTAANTIRGKDHHIPEGRAAISSRSQAMIAAYDSLGFCVFTGAVINENLSAVARMATALTGQPQPDDYMYQLGVSVLKNELEFNRQAGFTKVHDRIPGYMLEEKLPPNDLVFDVTLEDLDNVHNR; translated from the coding sequence ATGGGTTTGATTTTGCGGGTAAATGTAGGTACGGGCGTTATTGCCGCTGCACCTCCTGGGGACGAATACATGGTTTTAGGCGGTCGCAGCCTGACTTCCAGAATTGTTGCCGATGAAGTTCCGCCAACCTGCCATCCCCTCAGCGCTCATAACAAGCTGGTGATCGCTGCCGGTTTATTTGCCGGAACCATGGCCCCAAGCGGAGGGCGAATTTCCATCGGGGCTAAAAGCCCTCTGACAGGAGGAATTAAAGAGGCGAACGGCGGCGGAGAGACAGCCCGGAAGCTGGCTCGACTTGGATATAGGGCCATCATTATTGAAGGCAAACCCCAAAGCCAGGAGTTGTTTATTTTAAAAATTGATCGAAGCGGAGCAGCTCTTATTCCGGGAGAAAAATACAGGGAAATGGGCAACTACCAATTGGCTGCCAGCCTTCTGGATGAATATGGGAATAAGGTTGCCATTATCTCTAACGGCCCCCTTGGGGAGAGACTAGCTTCGTCAGCCGGCATCACCAATACCGATCGAGAAGGGGTTCCCAGCCGCTTCTGTGGCCGGGGCGGACTGGGTGCGGTAATGGGCAGTAAAGGTGTCAAGGCAATTGTTATTGATGACAGCGGTGCTTCCGAAATCAATTTTCATGACCAACAGGAATTTAAGAGCATTTGTCAGATGCTGTATCAGAAAATGACCGGCCACCCAAGCATGGAAGCCTTTGCGAAATTTGGCACCGCCGGCGTCCTGAATTATGTTAACGAAGTTGGCGGGCTCCCCACCCGCAATTTCCGCACAGGCAGGTTTGAACAGGCCATGCAAATAAATGGAGACAAGCTGCGCGAAACCATTCTCGCCAGGGGCGGGGAAGGGGATCCCAGCCATGCCTGTATGACCGGGTGTATCATCAAGTGCTCCAATATCTATCCCGATCAAAACGGCAAGGCATTGGTTTCCCCGCTGGAGTTCGAGACCTTGGGATTGTTGGGCTCTAACCTGGGGATCGGCGACCTGGACACAATTGCCAGAATGAACTACGTCTGTAATGATCTGGGCGTGGATACCATTGAAATTGGCGTGGCAATCGGGGTAGCCATGGAGGCGGGAATAATTCCCTTCGGAGATGGCCCTGCGGCCGAAAAAATGCTGGAAGAAGTACGGCAAGGTACTGCATTGGGCCGGGTGATTGCCGAAGGTGCATTAATAACCGGCCGGGTTTTTGGCGTGGAGAGGGTTCCGGTAGTGAAGGGGCAGGGCATGCCCGCCTATGACCCGCGGGCAGTTAAAGGAAACGGAGTGACTTATGCTACTTCACCTATGGGTGCTGACCATACTGCCGCCAACACCATCAGGGGCAAAGACCATCACATTCCAGAAGGAAGGGCCGCTATCTCGTCTCGCAGCCAAGCCATGATCGCCGCCTATGACAGTTTGGGTTTTTGTGTTTTTACCGGAGCAGTCATCAATGAAAACTTGAGTGCGGTGGCCAGGATGGCGACAGCACTTACAGGTCAGCCGCAGCCGGATGACTACATGTATCAACTTGGGGTTTCTGTATTAAAGAATGAACTGGAATTCAACCGTCAGGCAGGGTTCACCAAAGTCCACGACCGGATCCCCGGCTATATGCTGGAAGAAAAACTCCCTCCTAATGATCTGGTCTTTGACGTTACCCTCGAAGATTTAGATAATGTTCACAATAGATAG
- a CDS encoding TRAP transporter large permease gives MVLLFLGSLFGLLFIGVPIGFSLLLVAAILLVAMGNFDTRFISQAIIFGANTFTLLAIPFFILAGNIMAHGGISKRLVAFVNALVGHVRGGLGYVAILSSVIFAGLSGSAVADAAALGALLIPMMVAAGYDRAIATALIVAAATIAPIIPPSIPMILYGVAAEVSIGRLFMAGIVPGLIMAIALMTCWYFIAKKHNYAAGKKATSQEFWHTFKGSIGALFMPVIIIGGIRFGVFTPTEAGAIATVYALIVSVAYRELAIKEIPKVLLEASKITGQVLLVAAAALSVAWVITIAGIPREIVAMLSGLAENRMALMLTINAFLLMLGMVMDITPAILIFAPILASVVKSAQIDAIYFGLIMVLNLVIGLITPPVGTVLYVGCAVGGVTFGQLISKLTPFLLVLIGVLLLLVMFPSLVLVPLSWWF, from the coding sequence CTTTGACACCCGTTTTATATCTCAAGCTATTATCTTTGGCGCCAATACCTTTACCCTTTTAGCTATCCCCTTCTTTATCCTGGCTGGGAATATTATGGCCCATGGCGGTATTTCTAAACGGTTGGTGGCCTTTGTTAATGCTCTCGTTGGCCATGTCCGCGGGGGCCTGGGCTATGTGGCGATTCTCAGCAGCGTTATTTTTGCGGGCCTTTCTGGTTCAGCCGTGGCGGATGCCGCTGCCCTGGGTGCTCTATTGATTCCCATGATGGTTGCTGCCGGCTATGACCGGGCCATTGCTACCGCACTGATTGTTGCTGCCGCCACCATTGCGCCGATTATTCCGCCCAGTATTCCCATGATCCTGTATGGTGTTGCCGCTGAAGTATCTATCGGCCGGCTGTTCATGGCCGGGATTGTGCCAGGTCTCATTATGGCAATAGCTTTGATGACCTGCTGGTACTTTATTGCCAAGAAACACAACTATGCTGCCGGGAAAAAGGCTACCAGCCAGGAGTTCTGGCATACATTTAAAGGTTCTATCGGCGCTCTCTTCATGCCGGTAATCATTATCGGCGGCATTCGTTTTGGCGTATTCACCCCCACCGAGGCAGGCGCCATTGCTACAGTCTATGCTTTAATTGTTTCCGTGGCATATCGGGAATTAGCTATTAAAGAAATCCCCAAGGTGCTTTTAGAGGCTTCAAAAATCACCGGTCAGGTCTTGCTGGTAGCGGCAGCCGCACTCAGCGTGGCCTGGGTGATCACAATTGCCGGCATTCCGCGGGAGATTGTAGCCATGCTTTCTGGTCTGGCCGAGAATAGAATGGCTTTAATGCTGACAATCAACGCTTTCCTGCTGATGCTGGGGATGGTGATGGATATTACTCCCGCAATCCTGATTTTTGCTCCCATCCTGGCCTCAGTAGTAAAATCTGCCCAGATTGATGCGATTTACTTCGGGTTAATCATGGTGCTGAATTTGGTGATCGGTCTGATTACTCCGCCGGTTGGTACAGTGCTTTACGTTGGCTGCGCAGTGGGCGGAGTGACCTTCGGGCAGTTGATCAGCAAGCTGACACCCTTTTTGTTGGTATTGATCGGGGTGCTGCTGTTGCTGGTTATGTTTCCGTCATTGGTGCTGGTCCCGCTGAGCTGGTGGTTTTAG